DNA from Polyangiaceae bacterium:
GGATGGCGGCGGCACGTTCCAATACGCTGCGCAGTTGCGCTGCGGGGCAAGGCTTGCTCAAGAACTGGTGGGCGACGGGCAGCGCCCGCAGCGCCGCTTCCAGCTCGGCATGCCCCGAGAGCACCACCCGCGCGACCCCAGGATGTCGCTCTTGCACGACCTCGAGCAGCTTGGCCCCGTCCATGCCGGGCATGCGCATGTCCGTGACCAGCACGTCGAACTCCTGCTCCTCCAGGTAGCGAAGCGCTTCTTCACCACTCGAGGAAAAGCGTACCTGCCACTCCGATGCTCGAGCGTGAAGCAATCGTTTCAAGCCGCGAAGCACCGTCGGCTCGTCGTCCACGAACAAGAGTCTGAGACCGTCCATCTTCATGCTCTCCGACCTCGACCGCGCAGTCGGTAGACGAAGGCCAAGACCTCGGCGACGGCAGCGTAGAGGTCCATGGGGATGGTCTTTCCCACCCGCACGCGATCCGCCAGTCCGCGCGCCAGCGGCACGTTTTCCACCGTCGGCACATCGAACTCCTTGGCCAGCTTTTTTATGTACTGGGCCACTTCGTCATAGCCCTTCGCAACCACGACGGGGGCGCCCTCTTGTGGCCGATAGCGCAACGCCACCGCGACGTGGGTCGGGTTGGTCACCACCACGTCGGCAGTCTTCAACTCCTTCGCGATGTTGCGCCGCACCAGCTCCCGCGCCTTGGCGCGCTGGCGACCTTTGACCCTAGGGTCACCTTCCTGCTGTTTGAACTCGTCCTTGATCTCCTGACGGCTCATGCGGATCTGCTTCTCGTGCTTGAACCACGCCTGCACGTAGTCCACGGCGGCAAGGACCGCGAGCGCAACACTGGCCCAAAGTGCGAGACGCGACGCAACGTCGACGACCGCTGCAACGCCGCCGGCCAACGGCGCGCGCGACAGGCGCGACAATTTCGGAAACGCGTCGGCGCACACCGAGTAGGCGACGGCTCCCACGACGCCGACGCGCGCCAGAGAAAGCAGCGTGTTGGTCGCACCACTGACCGGAGAGAACAAGTTCTTGAGTTTGCCGAGAGGCTCGAGGCGACTCCACTTCGGCGCGATCAGCTCGGACCGCGGCATGTAGCCCGCTTCCGCGAAGCCCATGCCGATGGCGGCCACGGCGGCCACGGCGGCCAAGGGTAGCGACGCCAAGGCCAGCACGCCGACGGCCATCTGCCCTACACGTTGGAAGCTGCCCTGGGTCAACTCTTCGGTCTGGCTGAAGCACATGCTCGCGAAGTGACGCAGGGAAGCCGCGATGTCCTCACCGAATGCCAAAAGCCCCAACAAGACGGCGAAGGACGCCGCCACGGCGCCGGCATCTTTGCTCTTCGGGAACTGACCTTCTTCGCGCGCCTTGCGCCGCCGTTCTGGGGTTGCCTCCTCTGTTTTTTCGCTGTCGTCATGCTCTGCCATGGGTCACCCCGTAGACAGCACGAGCAACAGCTCTTCGATGCGGCGACCGGTGTGCGACAGCTCGGACATCACTTGGTGTCCCATGTCTGGCGCAGCCAGAATCAGCACGCTCATCCCCACGATGAGCGTCACGGCGAAACCGATGGAAAAGATCTGCATGGCGGGAGCAGCGCGGGAGATGAACGCCAACGCCACCTGAGTCATGAACAGGATTGCGATGATCGGGACGGCGATGCGCACTCCTGCTGCCAGCGTGTTCGCGCTCAGCTCCAGGATGCTCGGCACCGTCGCGTGCACGCCGGAGGCCGTGCCCGGCGGTAGAACGCGAAAGCTCGCCAGCACCGCGCCCAGCACGACCCGGTGCACCCCCAGCACCACCGCCAGCAAGATGGCGAAGTGGCGAAACAGCTTCGCCAGCACCGTTTGCGTCCCCGAAATGCTCGGGTCGAACACTTGCGCCACGCCGAGGCCGATCAACGGTCCAATGGCCTCCGCCGCGACTTCCGCCACGGCGATCCCCAGCCGCACGACGAAACCCATGGAGAGCCCCACGACGAACTCGCTGCACAACGCGAACACCAGGTTCAGCAGCGACTGCCCCACGCTCGGATCCGCCGGAGTGCGACCGTGAGCCACGACGGTCAGCAGCAAGACCAGACCGGCGCGCACGCGAACCGGCGCCACGGACCAGGCCAGGGGAGCGATCAGCACCACACCCAGAATTCGCACACCCTCGAGCAGGAAGGCGTAGAGTTCGAGCCGAAGGAGCTGATCGAGTACGTTCACCGCGTCACGTCAGAGATTGAGGCAATGGTTCGATGCGTGTAGTCCACCATCTGCCGCAACGTCCAAGACCCCAGCACCAAGAACGTAAAGGCAATGGCGATGAGCTTGGTGACGAAGCTGATGCTTGCTTCGTTGACTTGAGTGGCCGCCTGCAGCACGCCCACGACGAGACCAACCAAGAGTGCGGCCGCCAGAAGCGGCCCGGCGATCATGGCGGTGACGATCATCGCATTGCGCAGGAGCTCGACCGCGCCGTCGGTGCTCACAGGAAACTCCTGAGGAGGGATCCGGCCAACAGGCTCCAGCCATCCACCAGCACGAACAGCAACAGTTTGATCGGCAATGAAAGGGTCGTTGGCGGCACCATCATCATGCCCATGCTCATCAACAGGGAGGCCACAGCCAGGTCGACCACCAAGAACGGCAGCAGCACGATCACCCCCATTTGGAAGGCCGTGGTCAACTCCGACACCACGAACGCCGGCACCGCCAACCGCAGCGGGACTTCGTCTGCGCTCGCGGGGAGCGGTTCCTTGGTGACATCGTAGAACAGGCGCAGGTCAGCTTCACGCGTCTGCCGCAGCATGAAGCGCTTGAGGGGGATCACCGCGCGGTCCAGAGCCTGCATCTCGCTGATCTGCCCGGCTTGATACGGATCGTAGGCGTTCTGCTTCATCTCGTCGAAAACCGGCGCCATGGTGAACAGGGTCAAGAACAGCGATAGTCCAATGATGACTTGACTGGGTGGCGTCTGGGTCCCGACGCCTTGACGCACGAAGGACAGCACGATCACCGTACGCACGAAGGACGTACAGGTCAGGACGATCGCCGGCAGCAGCGAAAGAACCGTGACGATCGCGAGGATCTTCAGGGACGGCGCCAGCTGCCCGCTCTGCAGCAGTCCGTCCACGTCGTTCATGACAGGCCGTCCAGTCTCGCGATGAGGCCAGCCGCCTGGCTCTCGACTTCCACCATCTCGCTGCGACGTCGGCTGGGCACGTAGCGGTCCTCGGTCTCCGCGGCCAGGGCCACAGCGGCTGGCGTCGCCTCAGGGGCTGCACCCGGTCGACCCAGTGCGGTCATCAGCACGTCGCGAAAGCCTGACCCCTCGGACTGCTGCCGAGTGCTGAGCGCCGGCGCCCGCGAGGCTGCAGGCGACGCCAGTGGTTCTTCCCACGCGTCGCGGGCAGCCCCTTCGGGCTCCGACGCCAGTTCCATCGCTGATTCCGGCGCCGAGTCCGGCAGCGGCTCCAACCACGCCAGTTTCTGCACCGAGTGTTCGGTGACCCCAAGCAGCAGGTCTCGGCCGCCGACGCGCGTCACTACCACCTGTGCCTTGGGACCAATACGCGTGCTGGCAACGACCCGCAGCGCTGGCACTTCCTGCTTTACCGCCCTGCCCTTGCGGCGTGTGCGCAGCCAAAGCGCCGCCCCGCCAAGCCCCGCCAGCACGAATATCAGAGCCCCGCTTCGCCAAGGCGAGGGACTCGCATCGCGCGTCGCCAACTCCAGCGGCGTACTACTACCGCGATTCGAGAGCCAACTGCGCGGAGCGTCGGCGGAAGCGTCGGGCGCATCCGCGGCCTGTCCGAACACTGGCACTGCGATCAGAGTCAGTACCAGTCCGACTGTGAGCGCTGCGCGCTTCATTGCCCGACCTTTCGCGTTTCCTCGTTGACCAACACCTCGGTCAAGCGAATGCCGTAGCGCTCGCCGACGACCACCGCTTCGCCCCGCGCGATCAAGCGGTTGTTCACGTAGATGTCCAAGGGCTCGCCGTTGGCCTTCGAGAGCTCGATCACGGAGCCTGGTCCTAGACGCAGCACTTCGGAGATCTTGAGCGCCTTGCGCCCGAGCTCGATGGTGAGCTCCACGGGTACGTCCATCACGAAACCCAGGGAGTCGATGCCACGCAGAGCAGGTGGCGGCGGCGCCGCGGCCACGCCTGCGGCGATGGGGGACACGCTTCCTTCCATCCCCGCGGCCGGCAATACCGACGGTCGGCGTTCTGCGGACATGGGGTGGGGCGGGGGACTGAGGCTCGAGTCGCTCATGCTGAACGACTCACGCATTCATTCTTCGTGCCGACCCGAAACGCGTACCCCGATTTGACCCCGCGAGACCACCGGAGCGGCCTCGAATTTGGTCAATCCTGCGACGCGAACCCAGACTGCATCGTCCACTGCCACGGGCAGACGCAGTACCTGTCCTACGTGAAGTGTCAAAACTTGACGTAGTCCCAGTGTCAAAGTTCCGAGCACGGCGACGACTTCCACAGGCACGTCGAGCACGGCCTCGCCCATGCGCGGGTCCCCCGCGGTGGGTTCCTCCTCTGCGTGCTGTTCGCGAACGGCTGCCTCCAGAACCTCGGCGCTCACGGCGATACGGATGGAGCAGCCTTCCCCCACGCCGTCGAACAAGCAATTGACGCTGAGACCATCGGTCTCGGGAGCGTCGAAGGGCTCACCCGCACGCAGCGTGTGGGAAGCCACGATCTTCATCTGCAGCCCCACTGCGTCTTTCACGGCCGAACACAAGTCCTCGGCCAGGGAGCGCGCGATGCGCCCCACCAGGGCCGACTGGGCCAGCGTCAAGTCCCCCGACAGCGCAGCTACATCAGCCGAGTCCCCACCCAGCGCGCCGTCGAGGAGTAATCCCAAAGTCCCGGCGTCCAGGGTCAGCCGACCCCAGGCGGGACTGTCATCGTCCTCCAGACGCACCTCGAAGGACAGATCCGGAGCGGTCTCGGAGTAGGAAAACGCGTCGCTGATGGCAACTGCGTCGGGGACCAAGCGCGCTCGCCTTCGCACCAAGAACGGTAGCGTGCGGCGGGCCGCGCGGGAGAAGTTCTGCGCGACGAGCCCCATGGCGTGCATGGCGGCTCGCAGGTGTCGTTCCTTCCCCGTCAGGTCCAGCAGCCGCGGTCCCCCACTATCGGGTCGTCGTCGAGGTCTCTCCGAGAGATCGACGGGACGGTGAGAAGGAATGCGCGGTGGGTCCGAGAGGGCGCCCGGCGCCAGACTGCCAGGCAGGGATCCAGGGGCAATCGATCGGATCATGTCACTGCGACACGAAGTCCGTGATCAAGGCGCGCTGGATACGTTTGGCCCCGATGCCTTCCGTCGCGCGCGACGTGAGCTCTTTGCTCACCTTCGGGAAATTCTTGGGTTCCGTGACGAATTCGAAGGTCTGCGAACGCAAGTAGGCAATCGCCAACTCCCGTCCGCGCGGCGAGTACTTCTTGAAGTCGTCTTCAGTGGTGCCTTCGCTCAGCTCGAAGCTCAGCACGACCTTCATGTGGTGAATCGAGTCTTCTGCGTCGCGCAGGTCCACGACGATAGGCGCCATGGTCGCCGTCGCACTGATTGCCTCTTCTTGAGCAGAAGCAGCAGGTTCGGGGGCGACCTGCGCTTGGTCCTTGCCCATCAGCTTGGGTCCCAGGAAGGCCCCACCCACACCGACACCGGCCAGTAGCACGACACCAACGATGATGAAGAGGAGCTTCTTCTTGGACTTTTTCGGCTCTTGGCCCTCCTCCGGTTTCGCGTCGTCGTCTTCCATCGCATCCTCTCAGGGTCCGCGAGTCGCCGGCCGGGGGCATGACACCCCCGGCCGGCTGCAGTACGAATTGCCTCGTGGTTGCGGGTCGTATGGTTTTTGTTACCGCTTGATGTTGATGAGCTCTTGAAGCATCTCGTCAGCGGTAGTGATCGTCTTCGAGTTCGCTGAGAACGAACGCTGGTGCTGAATCAGCCCCACGAACTCCTCGGCCAAGTCGACGTTCGAACTCTCGAGCGCGCCCGCGGAAACGGCACCTCGACCACCGCTTGCTGCGGTGCCCATGGCGGCGGTCCCACTGTCGCGGGTTTCGATCCAGAGGCCCTGCCCTGCGCGGCCCAGGCCTTCGTTGGCGCGGAACTTGGCGATGCCAAGCTGGCCCACGGCGACCTTCTGACCGTTGGTGTACAGGCCCATCACGACGCCCTGACCGTCGACGGTCACGCCGGCAAAGTCGCCGGACGAGTAACCGTCCTGGGACTGCGCCGAGATGTTCGACGGAGACGCAAACTGGGTCGTACCGTCCAAACCCGTGCCACCACCGGAGATCGGAGTGCCGAAGTCCAGAGTGATGGCCTGGGACGCCGTTGCTCCCGCGTAGGAGATGCTGATCGGCGTGCTGGCCGTGACCGTGTTGAGAGCGCCGTTGGTGGTGAAGGTGAGGCTGCCAGTGCCAACCTCGACGTTCAACCCGGGCACTGGGGGCTGCAGCTCGTCGCCGTTGGCGAGAGCGTGGTACTCCCAAGTGTTGGCGCCCGTCTTACGGAAGTACACGTCCAGGTTGTGGGAATTACCCAGGGAGTCGTACACCGTGATCGAGCTCGAGAAGTTGCTGGTGTTGGCCGGATCCTGCGCATCCCAGGGTAGCGTAGGAGTGGTGGCCGACGAATCCAGGTTGGCGGTCATCTCGATAGCCGAGGTGGCAGCCGGTGGAAGCGCCGCCGTCGGCACCTTGAGCGAGGAGACACTCGCTGCAAAGGTTCCGTCCGGGTTGGCGGCGTAGCCCTGGACCTGAAGGTTGCTCGAGTTCACGAGGTAGCCTTCGTTGTTGATCACGAACTGGCCTGCGCGGGTATAGAAGTTACCCGAGACTCCGGCCACCGTGCCTTGCACCACGAAGAAGCCGTCGCCGCTGAGGGCAACGTCCGTGGACACGCCAGTGTTCGCCAACGAGCCCTGAGTGAAGAGCTGCTGGATCCCACCAACCCGAACGCCCGACCCCGGAAGCGCGGAAGCGCTGCCGGCAAGAATCGAGTGCCCGAGCACGTCGTGGAAGATGACGCGCTGACCTTTGAAGCCCACGGTGTTGACGTTAGCGATGTTGTCGCCAACGACACCGAGCGCTTCGCCCTCTGC
Protein-coding regions in this window:
- a CDS encoding FliM/FliN family flagellar motor C-terminal domain-containing protein — encoded protein: MIRSIAPGSLPGSLAPGALSDPPRIPSHRPVDLSERPRRRPDSGGPRLLDLTGKERHLRAAMHAMGLVAQNFSRAARRTLPFLVRRRARLVPDAVAISDAFSYSETAPDLSFEVRLEDDDSPAWGRLTLDAGTLGLLLDGALGGDSADVAALSGDLTLAQSALVGRIARSLAEDLCSAVKDAVGLQMKIVASHTLRAGEPFDAPETDGLSVNCLFDGVGEGCSIRIAVSAEVLEAAVREQHAEEEPTAGDPRMGEAVLDVPVEVVAVLGTLTLGLRQVLTLHVGQVLRLPVAVDDAVWVRVAGLTKFEAAPVVSRGQIGVRVSGRHEE
- the fliP gene encoding flagellar type III secretion system pore protein FliP (The bacterial flagellar biogenesis protein FliP forms a type III secretion system (T3SS)-type pore required for flagellar assembly.); protein product: MNDVDGLLQSGQLAPSLKILAIVTVLSLLPAIVLTCTSFVRTVIVLSFVRQGVGTQTPPSQVIIGLSLFLTLFTMAPVFDEMKQNAYDPYQAGQISEMQALDRAVIPLKRFMLRQTREADLRLFYDVTKEPLPASADEVPLRLAVPAFVVSELTTAFQMGVIVLLPFLVVDLAVASLLMSMGMMMVPPTTLSLPIKLLLFVLVDGWSLLAGSLLRSFL
- a CDS encoding flagellar basal body-associated FliL family protein; the encoded protein is MEDDDAKPEEGQEPKKSKKKLLFIIVGVVLLAGVGVGGAFLGPKLMGKDQAQVAPEPAASAQEEAISATATMAPIVVDLRDAEDSIHHMKVVLSFELSEGTTEDDFKKYSPRGRELAIAYLRSQTFEFVTEPKNFPKVSKELTSRATEGIGAKRIQRALITDFVSQ
- a CDS encoding flagellar biosynthetic protein FliO, producing the protein MKRAALTVGLVLTLIAVPVFGQAADAPDASADAPRSWLSNRGSSTPLELATRDASPSPWRSGALIFVLAGLGGAALWLRTRRKGRAVKQEVPALRVVASTRIGPKAQVVVTRVGGRDLLLGVTEHSVQKLAWLEPLPDSAPESAMELASEPEGAARDAWEEPLASPAASRAPALSTRQQSEGSGFRDVLMTALGRPGAAPEATPAAVALAAETEDRYVPSRRRSEMVEVESQAAGLIARLDGLS
- a CDS encoding flagellar hook protein FlgE: MVLRAMYSGVSGLRAEGEALGVVGDNIANVNTVGFKGQRVIFHDVLGHSILAGSASALPGSGVRVGGIQQLFTQGSLANTGVSTDVALSGDGFFVVQGTVAGVSGNFYTRAGQFVINNEGYLVNSSNLQVQGYAANPDGTFAASVSSLKVPTAALPPAATSAIEMTANLDSSATTPTLPWDAQDPANTSNFSSSITVYDSLGNSHNLDVYFRKTGANTWEYHALANGDELQPPVPGLNVEVGTGSLTFTTNGALNTVTASTPISISYAGATASQAITLDFGTPISGGGTGLDGTTQFASPSNISAQSQDGYSSGDFAGVTVDGQGVVMGLYTNGQKVAVGQLGIAKFRANEGLGRAGQGLWIETRDSGTAAMGTAASGGRGAVSAGALESSNVDLAEEFVGLIQHQRSFSANSKTITTADEMLQELINIKR
- a CDS encoding EscU/YscU/HrcU family type III secretion system export apparatus switch protein; the encoded protein is MAEHDDSEKTEEATPERRRKAREEGQFPKSKDAGAVAASFAVLLGLLAFGEDIAASLRHFASMCFSQTEELTQGSFQRVGQMAVGVLALASLPLAAVAAVAAIGMGFAEAGYMPRSELIAPKWSRLEPLGKLKNLFSPVSGATNTLLSLARVGVVGAVAYSVCADAFPKLSRLSRAPLAGGVAAVVDVASRLALWASVALAVLAAVDYVQAWFKHEKQIRMSRQEIKDEFKQQEGDPRVKGRQRAKARELVRRNIAKELKTADVVVTNPTHVAVALRYRPQEGAPVVVAKGYDEVAQYIKKLAKEFDVPTVENVPLARGLADRVRVGKTIPMDLYAAVAEVLAFVYRLRGRGRRA
- the fliN gene encoding flagellar motor switch protein FliN, which translates into the protein MSDSSLSPPPHPMSAERRPSVLPAAGMEGSVSPIAAGVAAAPPPPALRGIDSLGFVMDVPVELTIELGRKALKISEVLRLGPGSVIELSKANGEPLDIYVNNRLIARGEAVVVGERYGIRLTEVLVNEETRKVGQ
- a CDS encoding flagellar biosynthetic protein FliR — protein: MNVLDQLLRLELYAFLLEGVRILGVVLIAPLAWSVAPVRVRAGLVLLLTVVAHGRTPADPSVGQSLLNLVFALCSEFVVGLSMGFVVRLGIAVAEVAAEAIGPLIGLGVAQVFDPSISGTQTVLAKLFRHFAILLAVVLGVHRVVLGAVLASFRVLPPGTASGVHATVPSILELSANTLAAGVRIAVPIIAILFMTQVALAFISRAAPAMQIFSIGFAVTLIVGMSVLILAAPDMGHQVMSELSHTGRRIEELLLVLSTG
- a CDS encoding flagellar biosynthetic protein FliQ, with translation MSTDGAVELLRNAMIVTAMIAGPLLAAALLVGLVVGVLQAATQVNEASISFVTKLIAIAFTFLVLGSWTLRQMVDYTHRTIASISDVTR